One genomic window of Bradyrhizobium sp. B124 includes the following:
- a CDS encoding ribonuclease J, whose product MARPDELTFAPLGGVGEIGMNLSIYGLGNRHQRSFLAVDLGVSFGDEEHLPGIDLIMPDVRFLEKERNNLMGLVLTHAHEDHFGAIIDLWPKLGCKIYATQFSAALFEAKCAAERNPPKIPITVIPSGGRVDIGPFNVEFIPVAHSIPESHALAIKTDVGTVLHTGDWKIDPTPIIGLPTDERRLRELGDEGVLALVGDSTNAVRDGRSPSETEVAATIKKLVKAAKGRVAVTTFASNVARVRAVADAANAADREVVVVGRAMERVVQVARECGYLDSSHKFRSTDYYGHFPADKVLALCTGSQGEPRAALARIANNDHPQVTLNRGDTVIFSSRTIPGNEKAVGGIINGLVTQGVEIITDREHLVHVSGHPRRDELRDMISWVRPQLLIPVHGEALHLAEHAKLARAAGVPKVLTCRNGDLVKLGPGDPGIVGEVPSGRLYKDGTILEDSKSRAVVERRRMGFAGCAFVAVAMTAQGEMVDDPEVDLVGMPEKNAAGELFDDIVFDVVVSTIEGLPRPRRRDPDALGESVRRAVRAALNEQWGKKPICVVHVLTV is encoded by the coding sequence ATGGCGCGACCTGACGAGCTTACCTTTGCACCGCTCGGCGGCGTCGGCGAGATAGGCATGAATTTGTCGATCTATGGGCTCGGCAACCGCCACCAGCGCTCGTTTCTCGCGGTCGATCTCGGCGTCTCCTTCGGCGACGAGGAGCATCTGCCGGGCATCGACCTGATCATGCCGGATGTGCGCTTCCTCGAGAAAGAGCGCAACAATCTGATGGGCCTCGTGCTAACGCACGCCCATGAGGACCATTTCGGCGCGATCATCGATCTCTGGCCGAAGCTCGGCTGCAAGATCTACGCGACGCAGTTCAGCGCGGCGCTGTTCGAGGCCAAATGCGCCGCCGAGCGCAATCCGCCCAAGATCCCGATCACGGTGATCCCGTCGGGCGGGCGGGTCGATATCGGCCCGTTCAATGTCGAGTTCATCCCGGTCGCGCATTCGATTCCGGAATCGCACGCGCTGGCGATCAAGACCGATGTCGGCACCGTGCTCCACACCGGCGACTGGAAGATCGATCCGACGCCGATCATCGGCCTGCCGACCGACGAGCGGCGGCTGCGCGAGCTTGGTGACGAAGGTGTGCTGGCGCTGGTCGGCGATTCCACCAACGCGGTGCGCGACGGGCGCTCGCCCTCGGAGACCGAGGTTGCCGCCACCATCAAGAAGCTGGTCAAGGCGGCCAAGGGCCGGGTCGCGGTCACCACCTTCGCCTCCAATGTCGCCCGCGTGAGGGCGGTGGCGGACGCCGCGAACGCCGCCGATCGCGAGGTCGTCGTGGTCGGTCGCGCCATGGAGCGCGTGGTGCAGGTCGCGCGCGAATGCGGCTATCTCGACAGCTCGCACAAATTCCGCAGCACCGACTATTACGGCCATTTCCCAGCCGACAAGGTGCTGGCGCTGTGCACCGGCAGCCAGGGCGAGCCCCGCGCCGCGCTGGCGCGGATCGCCAACAACGATCATCCGCAGGTGACCCTGAACAGGGGCGACACCGTGATCTTCTCCTCCCGCACCATCCCCGGCAACGAGAAGGCGGTCGGCGGCATCATCAACGGGCTGGTGACCCAGGGCGTCGAAATCATCACCGACCGCGAGCATCTGGTGCATGTCTCCGGCCATCCGCGTCGCGACGAGCTGCGCGACATGATCTCCTGGGTGCGGCCGCAGCTCCTGATCCCTGTGCATGGCGAGGCGCTGCATCTCGCCGAGCACGCCAAGCTGGCGCGCGCCGCGGGTGTCCCGAAAGTCCTGACCTGCCGCAACGGCGACCTCGTCAAGCTCGGGCCCGGCGATCCCGGCATCGTCGGCGAAGTGCCATCGGGGCGGCTCTACAAGGACGGAACCATCCTTGAGGACTCCAAGTCGCGCGCCGTGGTCGAGCGGCGGCGGATGGGTTTCGCCGGCTGCGCCTTCGTCGCCGTCGCCATGACCGCGCAGGGCGAGATGGTCGACGATCCCGAGGTTGATCTCGTCGGCATGCCGGAGAAAAATGCCGCGGGCGAATTGTTCGACGACATCGTGTTCGATGTCGTGGTATCGACGATCGAGGGCCTGCCCCGGCCGCGGCGCCGCGATCCGGACGCACTCGGGGAATCGGTGCGCCGTGCGGTGCGGGCCGCGCTGAACGAGCAGTGGGGCAAGAAGCCGATCTGCGTCGTGCACGTTCTGACGGTCTGA
- a CDS encoding DUF1467 family protein encodes MAYQITTGLAIYFVLWWLVLFLTLPFGIRSQHEDGVGAPGTDPGAPIMARMGRKLLWTTLISAVIFAIGMWAYYAGYLSIERLSKLMGMPF; translated from the coding sequence ATGGCGTACCAGATCACCACCGGGCTTGCGATCTACTTCGTCCTTTGGTGGCTCGTGCTGTTCCTGACGCTGCCGTTCGGCATACGCAGCCAGCATGAGGACGGCGTTGGCGCACCCGGCACCGATCCCGGCGCGCCGATCATGGCGCGAATGGGCCGCAAGCTGCTGTGGACCACGCTGATCTCGGCCGTGATCTTTGCGATCGGCATGTGGGCCTATTATGCCGGCTATCTCTCGATCGAGCGGCTGTCGAAGCTGATGGGGATGCCGTTCTAA
- a CDS encoding biotin--[acetyl-CoA-carboxylase] ligase, translating to MTFTLGPRAIAAGYKLAAFDQIGSTNAEAMLRARDGERGPMWFVTPEQTAGRGRRQRVWVAPRGNLASSILEVTDVQPAVAATLGFAAGLSLEAALRKVSIEAALRLGPDSPKFTLKWPNDVLANGKKLSGILLEAEAVGDRLAVVVGIGTNVVAAPEGTPTPAVSLAALGIQIGAEELFVALSDAWVEFRGIWDDGRGFPEIRRLWLERAAGLGDRVAVQTGTATVEGTFDTIDDTGCLIVRTVAGQRLPVTAGEVYFGTAATVRAN from the coding sequence ATGACCTTCACGCTCGGACCCCGGGCCATTGCGGCGGGCTATAAGCTCGCCGCCTTCGATCAGATCGGCTCGACCAATGCCGAGGCGATGCTGCGCGCGCGCGATGGCGAGCGCGGGCCGATGTGGTTCGTGACGCCGGAGCAGACCGCTGGCCGCGGACGCCGTCAGCGGGTCTGGGTCGCACCGCGCGGCAATCTCGCCAGCAGCATTCTGGAGGTGACCGACGTTCAGCCGGCGGTTGCCGCGACGCTCGGCTTTGCCGCTGGGCTGTCGCTCGAAGCTGCGTTGCGGAAGGTTAGCATCGAGGCGGCGCTGCGGCTCGGGCCGGACAGCCCGAAATTCACCCTGAAATGGCCGAACGACGTGCTGGCCAACGGCAAGAAGCTCTCGGGCATCCTGCTGGAGGCCGAGGCGGTCGGCGACCGGCTTGCAGTCGTCGTCGGCATCGGCACCAACGTCGTTGCGGCGCCCGAGGGCACGCCGACGCCTGCGGTATCGCTCGCTGCGCTCGGCATCCAGATCGGTGCGGAAGAGCTGTTTGTGGCATTGTCGGATGCTTGGGTCGAGTTTCGCGGCATCTGGGACGATGGCCGCGGCTTCCCGGAGATCCGCAGGCTTTGGCTGGAGCGCGCAGCCGGCCTCGGCGACAGGGTCGCGGTCCAGACCGGCACGGCGACCGTTGAAGGTACCTTTGACACCATCGACGACACCGGCTGCCTGATCGTCCGCACCGTGGCCGGGCAGCGCTTGCCCGTAACGGCCGGCGAGGTCTATTTCGGCACCGCAGCCACAGTGAGGGCCAACTGA
- a CDS encoding phosphatase PAP2 family protein, producing MGGNWFGSGFGGNWTGGSGGGNATPVYAMRADRPLAEIAIPRAYNAKFTEAEWDPDLRATAILPEFLAQQIGGQHWQAAVALPPPTYPVTTQMIDELLVLAVAERPEALGEIVEEDQNFQLRWLQLLNINAASYPHTFLLMKIMARIGEFTMVQLKLQYSNMAGAAPPPYWYQPRPNQVCPTLYPPVAVPGHPAYPAGHALIGTLTSACLADLLPQYSQALSALAARVAMNRMIAGLHYREDIDAGARSALALKPFLTACPFYAATFALAQTEW from the coding sequence ATGGGGGGCAATTGGTTCGGAAGCGGGTTCGGAGGCAACTGGACAGGCGGCTCGGGTGGCGGCAATGCAACGCCCGTTTATGCCATGCGGGCTGACCGGCCCCTTGCCGAGATCGCGATACCACGGGCGTACAACGCGAAGTTCACGGAAGCGGAATGGGATCCGGATTTGCGCGCCACGGCGATCCTGCCCGAATTCCTGGCGCAGCAGATCGGAGGCCAGCACTGGCAGGCGGCGGTCGCGCTACCACCCCCCACCTACCCGGTCACGACGCAGATGATCGACGAACTCCTTGTGCTGGCGGTCGCGGAGCGACCCGAAGCGCTGGGCGAAATCGTGGAGGAAGATCAGAATTTTCAGCTGCGCTGGCTGCAGCTTCTCAACATCAATGCCGCATCCTACCCGCACACGTTCCTGCTGATGAAGATCATGGCCCGGATCGGCGAGTTCACGATGGTCCAGCTCAAGCTCCAGTATTCGAACATGGCTGGTGCCGCCCCCCCACCCTATTGGTACCAGCCGCGACCAAACCAGGTCTGCCCGACACTGTATCCGCCGGTCGCGGTCCCGGGGCATCCAGCCTATCCGGCCGGGCATGCGCTCATCGGCACGCTCACGTCCGCATGCCTTGCCGACCTGCTGCCTCAATACAGCCAGGCATTGAGCGCGTTGGCTGCGCGAGTCGCGATGAACCGGATGATCGCGGGATTGCATTATCGCGAGGACATTGATGCAGGCGCCAGGTCAGCGCTCGCCTTGAAACCCTTCCTCACGGCTTGCCCGTTCTATGCCGCCACGTTCGCGCTCGCGCAGACCGAATGGTAG
- a CDS encoding S8/S53 family peptidase, giving the protein MKPWEMPTGYVRVLAQRNQHDTLVQAANDMLEGRSPAEQMRVYADANAKHDFVVDTEFGAVPIWDGADRRPAISVIDRGKKARSLLALDKSRKFLIRAYVAPASLAKSNFNDGEPVWSDPDLSSNYALPPANQATGDTHQVRQDLDTTTLQDNGLYGGGVAVAIVDTGICRPHLAKRLGFNPALDVGNSWTPPTLATTPGLNRIGHGTMCAYGVLAIAPNVALLDYPLLLGRPAGEHTVSATIGEMMRGYLVLIWRWAIIGSISQSALVVNNSWGIFHPSLDEFPANDPRRYIDNPNHPFALYIWLLTAFGADVVFAAGNCGNGCPSAVCLQRTAGMIMGANAYDDVLTLAGCDIHDVRVCYSSQGPAIAGMPPQKPDITAYTQFLGSKVLRGPRGFEPDTGTSTSCAIASGCIAALRTRQPPTATDPAAMIAVLQATALPAGGAVPNYDYGYGVVRPVAAGRSLGIIP; this is encoded by the coding sequence ATGAAGCCCTGGGAAATGCCCACCGGCTATGTACGGGTGCTGGCGCAGCGCAATCAGCACGACACGCTGGTCCAGGCTGCCAATGACATGTTGGAGGGCCGGAGCCCGGCCGAGCAAATGCGGGTTTACGCCGACGCGAACGCGAAGCACGACTTTGTCGTCGACACTGAATTCGGCGCTGTGCCGATCTGGGACGGCGCCGATCGCCGACCAGCGATCTCTGTCATCGACAGGGGCAAAAAGGCGCGCTCGCTCCTCGCGCTCGATAAATCGAGGAAATTCCTGATCCGCGCCTACGTTGCTCCCGCGAGCCTCGCGAAATCGAATTTCAACGATGGCGAGCCGGTCTGGTCCGACCCGGATCTAAGCAGCAACTATGCCTTACCGCCCGCAAACCAGGCCACAGGCGACACCCACCAGGTTCGGCAGGACCTCGACACGACGACGCTGCAGGACAACGGACTTTATGGTGGAGGCGTTGCCGTCGCCATCGTCGATACCGGCATCTGCAGACCGCACCTTGCCAAGCGGCTTGGCTTCAACCCGGCCCTTGATGTCGGCAATTCCTGGACGCCACCGACCCTGGCGACGACGCCGGGCCTCAATCGCATCGGACATGGCACGATGTGTGCCTATGGCGTGCTCGCGATTGCCCCGAACGTGGCGCTGCTCGACTATCCGTTGCTGCTTGGGCGACCGGCCGGGGAGCACACCGTCAGCGCAACGATCGGGGAAATGATGCGCGGCTACTTGGTCCTGATCTGGCGCTGGGCGATCATCGGCTCCATTTCGCAGAGCGCGCTCGTGGTCAACAACAGTTGGGGCATCTTTCATCCGAGCCTCGACGAATTTCCGGCCAACGATCCCAGGCGTTACATCGACAATCCCAATCACCCCTTCGCGCTGTACATCTGGTTGCTTACGGCATTCGGAGCCGACGTGGTTTTCGCCGCCGGCAATTGCGGGAACGGATGCCCGAGTGCTGTGTGTCTGCAGCGGACGGCGGGAATGATCATGGGTGCCAACGCATATGACGACGTGCTGACGCTCGCCGGTTGCGATATCCACGATGTGCGCGTCTGTTATTCCTCGCAGGGGCCGGCCATAGCGGGCATGCCTCCGCAGAAGCCGGACATCACCGCCTACACGCAGTTTCTCGGCTCGAAGGTGCTACGGGGCCCGCGCGGCTTCGAACCGGACACCGGAACGTCTACATCATGCGCCATCGCCTCCGGGTGCATCGCTGCGCTGCGAACCCGGCAGCCACCGACGGCGACGGATCCGGCAGCCATGATTGCAGTATTGCAGGCGACGGCGTTGCCTGCGGGTGGCGCCGTGCCCAATTACGATTACGGCTATGGCGTCGTTCGGCCGGTGGCGGCGGGGCGGAGCCTCGGCATTATCCCATGA
- the nuoN gene encoding NADH-quinone oxidoreductase subunit NuoN, translating into MSFSSAGYQLQPVLPELVLAVGAMVLLMIGAYRGQGTTRLITALAVCLLVLTGVLELWLPAGKLVTFGGSFIVDDFARFLKILALIASAATLILSTEYLSQPSTRNFEFSILVLLSTLGMMVLISAGDLISLYLGLELMSLALYVVAASQRDNAKSSEAGLKYFVLGALSSGMLLYGASLIYGFTGTVSFAGIAAAATTGSIGIVFGLVFLLAGLCFKVSAVPFHMWTPDVYEGAPTPVTAFFASAPKVAALAVFTRATLTAFPGIVTQWQQILVFVAIASMALGSFAAIGQSNIKRLMAYSSIGHMGFALVGLASGTVEGAQGVLIYIAIYVAMTLGTFSIILAMKRNGQALEQISDFAGLSRTNPLIAFVFAMLLFSLAGVPPLAGFFGKWYVFVAAIKANLFTLAVIGVLTSVVGAFYYLSIVKVMYFDQPLGKLDPVRVELRTVLAVAGIFNIFFFAYPGPLVSVATAAAKSLF; encoded by the coding sequence ATGAGCTTTTCCAGTGCAGGTTATCAGTTGCAGCCGGTGCTGCCGGAGCTGGTGCTCGCGGTCGGCGCTATGGTGCTGTTGATGATCGGAGCTTATCGCGGGCAGGGGACGACCCGGCTGATCACCGCGCTCGCGGTGTGTCTCCTGGTGCTGACCGGCGTGCTGGAGCTCTGGCTGCCGGCCGGCAAGCTCGTCACCTTCGGCGGCAGCTTCATCGTCGACGACTTCGCCCGCTTCCTGAAGATCCTCGCTTTGATCGCCTCGGCGGCAACGCTGATCCTATCGACCGAGTACCTGTCCCAGCCATCGACCCGCAATTTCGAGTTCTCGATCCTGGTGCTGCTATCGACGCTCGGCATGATGGTGCTGATCTCGGCCGGCGACCTGATTTCGCTCTATCTCGGCCTCGAGCTGATGAGCCTTGCGCTCTACGTCGTCGCCGCCAGCCAGCGCGACAATGCCAAGTCGAGCGAGGCCGGCCTGAAGTATTTCGTGCTCGGCGCGCTGTCGTCGGGCATGCTGCTCTACGGCGCCTCGCTGATCTACGGCTTCACCGGCACCGTCAGCTTCGCCGGCATCGCGGCCGCCGCAACCACCGGCAGCATCGGCATCGTGTTCGGCCTGGTGTTCCTGCTCGCCGGCCTCTGCTTCAAGGTCTCGGCGGTGCCGTTCCATATGTGGACGCCCGACGTCTATGAGGGCGCACCGACGCCGGTGACGGCGTTCTTCGCCTCGGCCCCGAAGGTCGCGGCGCTCGCCGTGTTCACCCGTGCGACGTTGACCGCGTTCCCGGGCATCGTTACCCAGTGGCAGCAGATCCTGGTGTTCGTGGCGATCGCCTCGATGGCGCTGGGCTCGTTCGCCGCGATCGGCCAGTCCAACATCAAGCGGCTGATGGCCTATTCCTCGATCGGCCATATGGGCTTTGCGCTGGTCGGCCTCGCCTCCGGCACGGTCGAGGGCGCGCAGGGCGTCTTGATCTACATCGCGATTTATGTCGCGATGACGCTCGGCACCTTCTCGATCATCCTTGCCATGAAGCGCAACGGCCAGGCGCTGGAGCAGATCAGCGATTTCGCCGGCCTGTCCCGCACCAACCCGCTGATTGCCTTCGTCTTCGCGATGCTGCTGTTCTCGCTGGCCGGCGTGCCGCCGCTCGCCGGCTTCTTCGGCAAATGGTACGTGTTCGTCGCCGCGATCAAGGCCAACCTGTTCACGCTCGCGGTGATCGGCGTGCTGACCAGCGTGGTGGGCGCGTTCTATTATCTGTCGATCGTCAAGGTGATGTATTTCGACCAGCCGCTCGGCAAGCTCGACCCGGTCCGCGTCGAGCTGCGCACCGTGCTAGCGGTCGCAGGCATCTTCAATATCTTCTTCTTCGCCTATCCCGGACCGCTGGTGAGCGTGGCCACGGCGGCGGCGAAGTCGCTGTTCTAA
- a CDS encoding adenylate/guanylate cyclase domain-containing protein, giving the protein MLAILAADVVGYARLTEVAEEATHVRLRALRFGVINPCIVSYRGKIVKNTGDGYLASFDSSLDAARCAVALQHEVAAVQSREGHDRKIQFRMGLNVAQTIVESEDIFGKGVNIAARLEQSAPAGGVIISDEMFQEIKDRLEVAVEDLGLLRLKHLSRPVHAYSLLLPEAERLPPSRASRQAKVPFIAVLPFRTQGSPEDDYFGDGTADEIVVALQSIRGLFVISSMSTLPYRTGPVDSQKVGQELGVRYVLSGSIRRADKQLRIGVELKDVEAGIVLWADHYDGDVSELFEFQSRIATRIVWSIAPQVREAELKRALRKRSDNLNAYELLMKAIDFMYRMNFFDFGRAGELLQAAIASDPNYATAYAYAALWHIHNVAQGWGAEGGPDAAESARLAAAAVDRAPADGFALAVLGHTKALLFKDYDAALDLFDRALSASPGNAMAWTLSSGVYGYLEEGQSAITRAEQGLRLSPADTQAYFYLMFLGQAHYISGNFDEAVVWARKTAALNGRLSANLRVLAAAYVASGRGAEARAVAKTLLEIQPRFQLSAYSERCPFREGLRERFIDHLRQAGLPD; this is encoded by the coding sequence GTGCTCGCTATTCTGGCTGCTGATGTCGTCGGGTATGCTCGCCTCACCGAAGTGGCGGAGGAAGCCACTCACGTCCGCCTCCGCGCGCTTCGCTTTGGCGTGATCAACCCGTGCATCGTCTCCTATCGCGGCAAGATCGTGAAGAATACGGGTGACGGCTATCTCGCCTCGTTCGATTCCTCGCTTGATGCCGCGCGGTGCGCGGTCGCCTTGCAGCATGAAGTGGCCGCGGTGCAGAGCCGAGAAGGACATGATCGGAAGATACAATTCCGGATGGGTCTGAACGTTGCACAGACCATCGTCGAATCGGAGGACATTTTCGGAAAGGGCGTCAACATAGCGGCGAGGCTCGAGCAGTCAGCGCCGGCTGGCGGCGTCATAATTTCAGATGAGATGTTCCAGGAGATCAAGGACCGGCTCGAGGTAGCTGTCGAAGATCTCGGCTTGCTCCGGCTCAAGCACCTTTCGCGACCCGTCCACGCTTACTCTCTCCTGCTGCCGGAGGCCGAGCGATTGCCGCCAAGCCGGGCGAGCCGTCAGGCCAAGGTGCCCTTCATCGCGGTGCTGCCGTTTCGTACGCAAGGAAGCCCGGAGGACGATTACTTCGGCGATGGGACGGCCGACGAGATCGTTGTGGCGCTTCAGAGCATCCGTGGCCTGTTCGTCATCTCAAGCATGTCCACGCTTCCCTATCGTACCGGACCGGTCGACAGCCAGAAGGTCGGCCAAGAACTCGGCGTCCGTTACGTCTTGAGCGGCAGCATCCGCCGGGCCGACAAGCAGCTTCGCATTGGAGTGGAGTTGAAGGACGTCGAAGCCGGCATCGTGCTGTGGGCAGATCACTATGACGGCGATGTCTCCGAGCTATTTGAATTTCAGAGCCGCATTGCCACGCGCATCGTGTGGAGTATTGCTCCCCAGGTCCGCGAGGCGGAGCTGAAGCGGGCGCTCCGCAAGCGTTCGGACAATCTCAATGCCTATGAGTTGCTCATGAAGGCGATCGACTTCATGTATCGCATGAATTTCTTCGACTTCGGCCGAGCGGGCGAATTGTTGCAGGCCGCGATCGCTTCGGATCCGAATTATGCGACCGCCTATGCCTATGCCGCGCTTTGGCACATTCACAATGTCGCACAAGGCTGGGGCGCCGAGGGCGGCCCCGACGCGGCGGAAAGTGCACGCCTTGCCGCTGCCGCGGTCGATCGTGCGCCGGCTGACGGCTTCGCGTTGGCCGTTCTTGGGCACACCAAAGCACTTTTATTCAAAGACTATGATGCGGCGCTCGACCTCTTTGATAGAGCATTGAGCGCGTCGCCCGGAAATGCTATGGCTTGGACGCTTAGCAGCGGCGTGTACGGCTACCTTGAGGAGGGGCAATCGGCGATCACGCGCGCTGAACAGGGATTGCGTCTATCGCCGGCCGACACACAGGCATATTTTTACCTGATGTTCCTCGGCCAAGCGCATTACATCAGTGGCAATTTCGATGAGGCGGTCGTCTGGGCACGCAAGACCGCTGCTTTAAACGGACGGCTATCCGCCAACTTGCGTGTCCTGGCAGCGGCCTATGTTGCGAGTGGCCGAGGCGCAGAAGCGCGGGCCGTCGCCAAGACTCTTCTTGAGATACAACCTCGATTCCAACTTTCGGCCTACAGTGAGCGGTGCCCATTCAGAGAAGGTCTGCGGGAGCGCTTCATCGATCATTTGCGGCAGGCGGGTTTGCCAGACTGA
- the mtnK gene encoding S-methyl-5-thioribose kinase, which produces MNLRAQPGSGQSAYRILREADLRDYLASLPAIVTQLGGAPADWSISEVGDGNLNLVFIVKGTSGGIAVKQALPYVRLVGESWPLPLSRAHYEHLALVHQARLAPKLVPAVLHHDAPLALTAMELLEPHIIMRKGLIGATRYPRFVEDISTFLAQTLFFTSDLALSAAEKKQGIADFAGNHALCKITEDLIFTDPYRIAEQNRWTAPYLDATATAFREDLDLHVAISRLKLKFMASPEALLHGDLHTGSIMVTETETKVIDPEFAFYGPMGFDIGAVIGNLLMAYLASAGHERTAGERASFEAWLLETIEGVWTEFSRKFLALWRNEAKGDGYPVSLFAGEAGAARLEAERQSYMARLFQDTVGFAAAKTIRRILGLAHNIDFEWIADAKQRAICEARALKLARNMMLEAASYTTIGTVTYAARELRHWRPDFAR; this is translated from the coding sequence ATGAACCTGCGGGCCCAACCAGGCTCCGGGCAGAGCGCCTATCGAATCCTGCGGGAAGCCGATCTGCGGGATTATCTAGCGAGCCTTCCCGCCATCGTCACGCAGCTTGGCGGAGCGCCGGCCGACTGGTCGATCAGCGAGGTCGGTGACGGTAATCTCAACCTCGTCTTCATCGTCAAGGGCACCAGCGGCGGCATCGCCGTCAAGCAGGCACTGCCCTATGTGCGGCTGGTCGGCGAAAGCTGGCCGCTGCCGCTGTCGCGGGCGCATTATGAACATCTGGCGCTGGTGCATCAGGCGCGGCTGGCGCCAAAACTCGTGCCGGCAGTGCTGCATCATGACGCGCCGCTCGCGCTCACCGCGATGGAGCTGCTCGAGCCCCACATCATCATGCGCAAAGGGCTGATCGGCGCCACGCGCTATCCGCGCTTTGTCGAGGATATCTCGACCTTCCTGGCGCAGACGCTGTTCTTCACATCCGATTTGGCGCTGTCGGCCGCGGAGAAGAAGCAGGGGATCGCCGATTTCGCCGGCAATCACGCGCTCTGCAAGATCACCGAGGATTTGATCTTCACCGACCCCTATCGCATCGCCGAGCAGAACCGCTGGACCGCACCGTATCTCGACGCAACGGCGACGGCGTTCCGCGAGGATCTCGACCTCCATGTCGCGATCTCCAGGCTCAAGCTGAAGTTCATGGCGAGCCCCGAGGCGCTGCTCCACGGCGACCTGCACACCGGCTCGATCATGGTCACCGAAACCGAGACCAAGGTGATCGATCCCGAATTCGCCTTCTACGGCCCGATGGGCTTCGACATCGGCGCCGTCATCGGCAACCTCCTGATGGCCTACCTGGCCTCCGCCGGCCATGAGCGCACGGCGGGCGAGCGCGCCTCGTTCGAGGCGTGGCTGCTCGAGACCATCGAGGGTGTCTGGACAGAATTTTCGCGCAAGTTCCTCGCGCTGTGGCGCAACGAGGCCAAGGGCGACGGCTATCCGGTGTCGCTGTTCGCAGGTGAGGCGGGGGCCGCGCGGCTGGAGGCCGAACGACAGAGCTACATGGCGCGGCTGTTTCAGGACACCGTCGGCTTTGCCGCGGCCAAGACTATCCGGCGCATCCTTGGCCTTGCGCACAACATCGATTTCGAGTGGATCGCGGACGCGAAGCAGCGCGCGATCTGCGAGGCACGGGCCCTCAAGCTCGCGCGCAACATGATGCTGGAAGCAGCGTCCTACACGACGATCGGCACAGTCACCTACGCGGCGCGAGAATTGCGCCACTGGCGGCCGGATTTTGCCAGATAA
- the mce gene encoding methylmalonyl-CoA epimerase has translation MLGRLNHVAIAVKDARQAAKIYGTAFNAEISDAVPLPEHGVITVFVTLPNTKIEFIEPLGEASPIAKFVERNADGGIHHVCYDVPDIIAARDRMIAEGARVLGDGQPKIGAHGKPVLFFHPKDFSGALVEIEQA, from the coding sequence ATGCTGGGCCGCCTCAATCACGTCGCCATCGCGGTCAAGGACGCCAGGCAGGCCGCCAAGATTTACGGCACGGCCTTCAATGCCGAGATTTCCGACGCGGTACCGCTGCCGGAGCATGGCGTCATCACCGTGTTCGTGACGCTGCCCAACACCAAGATCGAGTTCATCGAGCCGCTCGGCGAGGCCTCGCCGATCGCGAAGTTCGTCGAGCGTAACGCCGATGGCGGCATCCACCATGTCTGCTACGACGTGCCCGACATCATCGCGGCCCGCGACCGCATGATCGCCGAGGGCGCGCGGGTGCTGGGCGACGGCCAGCCGAAGATCGGCGCGCACGGCAAGCCGGTGCTGTTCTTCCACCCCAAGGACTTTTCCGGCGCTTTGGTCGAGATCGAGCAGGCCTGA